In one window of Phyllopteryx taeniolatus isolate TA_2022b chromosome 23, UOR_Ptae_1.2, whole genome shotgun sequence DNA:
- the LOC133472942 gene encoding E3 ubiquitin-protein ligase Topors-like isoform X2 → MAPTAMKLRDRRRYNNNNNSGEAQPEEVPRSRASRRGKKTGTDTQAAAASSPPAPSARAADEASPDSKCPICLDRFNNMAYLDHCLHRFCFPCIQEWSHNKAECPLCKQPFASILHSVRAEDEFKEYTLRPTPTSSSVAATVAMVAAMASASEEEHGVWEWYLDVLPFPLSERGVIFEGPTGHGDTGPGRPSRRLVTRLATRLRLQREGVAAQRLTAEEMVAFRRALYRGGIRVRGVAGAAEPERDVTVDSFRRDPTQLNRLRPWLRRELTVLYGAYGSLVDVVQRIIAARVARHGLEDAATMQEELQPFLLAQTAHFLHELLCFARSPLSLDEYDVHAAYHPPPANNSGSPSISEEAEVGRRHNDETPGPSNSAALTLAPSSPVRLEDEAECLIVGYKKPLAERTPELVHLSSDSDSSSPAIPPSAARHEKAPAAGSVSSVCTLSPPLPDKKMKKKKRRRSRESWSPARRSPSARRTAAGNSPRRPPPPPSAPLHRRRRLSRRCAPAARSPAGRGSTRADTWTSTASPTGGGDEGGAAREGATRGRSPLAPTAREGTNATAVPAWRSCMRAPPHPSAIARHRSTAGRRSSSHWRATAATTATRRALELSRQYARPTRSWTWWTRHPAPVRRRTSRTLQIERKRPFAR, encoded by the exons ATGGCCCCCACAGCTATGAAGCTGCGTGATCGGCGCcgttacaacaacaacaacaacagcggcGAGGCGCAGCCCGAGGAAGTGCCGAGGAGCCGAGCAAGTCGCAGGGGAAAGAAGACGGGCACGGACACGCAGGCCGCCGCCGCGTCGTCTCCTCCCGCGCCGTCGGCCCGAGCGGCAGATGAGGCGTCGCCCGACTCCAAGTGTCCCATCTGCCTGGACCGCTTCAACAATATGGCGTATTTGGACCACTGTCTGCACCGCTTCTGCTTCCCGTGCATCCAGGAGTGGTCGCACAACAAGGCCGAGTGTCCGCTCTGCAAGCAGCCCTTCGCCTCCATCTTGCACTCGGTGCGCGCCGAGGACGAGTTCAAGGAGTACACGCTGCGCCCCACCCCTACCAGCAGCAGCGTGGCGGCCACCGTGGCCATGGTGGCGGCCATGGCGTCGGCGAGCGAGGAGGAGCACGGGGTGTGGGAGTGGTATTTGGACGTCCTGCCGTTTCCGCTGTCGGAGCGCGGCGTCATATTCGAAGGCCCGACGGGCCACGGCGACACCGGTCCGGGCCGGCCGTCGCGGCGCCTCGTGACCCGATTGGCCACCAGGCTGCGTCTGCAGCGTGAAGGTGTGGCGGCGCAGCGTCTGACGGCGGAAGAGATGGTGGCCTTTCGCCGCGCCCTCTATCGCGGCGGCATCCGCGTGCGCGGCGTCGCCGGCGCCGCCGAGCCCGAGCGTGACGTCACGGTGGACAGCTTCCGCCGGGACCCCACCCAGCTGAACAGACTGCGGCCTTGGCTTCGCCGCGAGCTGACAGTGTTGTACGGCGCATACGGCTCGCTGGTGGACGTCGTCCAGCGCATCATCGCGGCTCGAGTGGCTCGCCACGGCTTGGAGGACGCGGCGACCATGCAGGAAGAGCTCCAGCCCTTCCTGTTGGCGCAAACGGCGCACTTCCTACACGAGCTGCTCTGCTTCGCCCGCTCGCCGCTCAGCCTGGACGAGTACGACGTGCACGCCGCGTACCATCCGCCGCCCGCCAACAACAGCGGCTCGCCTTCCATCTCCGAGGAGGCGGAGGTGGGGCGGCGGCACAACGATGAGACGCCGGGCCCCTCTAACTCTGCCGCATTGACGTTGGCGCCCTCGAGCCCCGTCCGGCTGGAGGACGAGGCGGAGTGTTTGATCGTGGGCTACAAGAAGCCGCTGGCCGAGCGGACGCCGGAGCTCGTGCACCTGTCGTCCGACTCAGACTCGTCGTCGCCCGCAATCCCGCCCTCCGCCGCCCGTCATGAAAAGGCCCCTGCGGCGGGGTCGGTGAGCTCGGTGTGCACGCTCAGCCCGCCGCTGCCtgacaaaaagatgaaaaagaagaagaggaggaggagccgcGAGT CCTGGAGTCCGGCTCGCCGCTCGCCCTCAGCTCGTCGGACTGCAGCTGGGAATTCTCCTCGtcgtccccctcctcctccgtcTGCTCCTCTTCACCGCCGCCGTCGCCTCTCTCGCCGTTGCGCTCCAGCGGCGAGAAGCCCAGCGGGAAGAGGAAGTACAAGAGCCGACACCTGGACGAGCACAGCCAGCCCGACAGGAGGCGGCGACGAAGGGGGCGCAGCAAGAGAAGGAGCGACTCGCGGAAGATCCCCGCTGGCCCCGACAG CACGGGAGGGCACCAACGCGACCGCAGTCCCAGCGTGGAGATCGTGTATGAGGGCGCCGCCCCACCCAAGCGCCATCGCAAGACACAGGAGCACGGcgg GCCGCCGCTCATCATCACACTGGAGAGCGACAGCAGCGACGACGGCGACCCGTCGCGCCCTCGAGCTCTCTCGTCAGTATGCTCGACCGACGCGGTCGTGGACTTGGTGGACGCGCCATCCGGCCCCTGTGAGGCGGCGGACGTCAAGGACTTTACAAATCGAACGCAAGCGGCCGTTTGCCAGGTAA
- the LOC133472952 gene encoding steroid 17-alpha-hydroxylase/17,20 lyase encodes MVASVLPAIASSLAPVLLVLAALAALVALAQRSGGMPGLPRLPVVGSLPWIAGATPPHLFFMQLGHRYGPLFELYLGPHRTVVVNAHAHAKEVLLQRGRDFAGRPSMVTTDLLTRGGKDIAFSDFSPLWKLHRRLVHTSFTLFGEGSSRLQDIVLSEVDGLCVQLLSSDGRGFDPSIAVTTAVTNVVCTLVFGSTYRHGDGELEEVMRYNDGIVRNITRGGLVDIFSWMKVFPNASLRELRACISVRDRLLTQKLREHKEALSEGDPQDLLDALLKGQGSPGSDGVPITDDHVLMTAAEAFGAGVETTSTTLLWILAYLLHHPEVQERAQKELDEEVGERAVCAADRGRLPYLDSIINEGMRIRPVSPVLIPHIAMIDSRIGCHAIRRGTRVLVNMWAIHHHPDHWDRPDLFMPDRFLDDQGRRVTPPCFLPFGAGPRVCVGESLARMELFLFLSSMLQRMSFMLPDGASPPNLQGRLGVVLQPLPYKVAVRSRAGWEVGAHAK; translated from the exons ATGGTGGCCTCTGTCTTGCCCGCGATCGCCTCGTCGCTCGCGCCGGTGCTCCTCGTGCTTGCCGCACTTGCCGCCTTGGTGGCGCTTGCTCAGCGCTCCGGCGGCATGCCCGGCCTGCCCCGCTTGCCCGTGGTGGGCAGCCTGCCTTGGATAGCAGGGGCCACCCCCCCACACTTGTTCTTCATGCAGTTGGGCCACAG GTACGGGCCGTTGTTCGAGCTCTACCTGGGGCCTCATCGCACCGTGGTGGTCAACGCCCACGCGCATGCCAAAGAAGTTCTTCTGCAGCGAGGGCGTGACTTCGCCGGACGTCCAAGCATG GTGACCACTGATCTGCTGACCCGAGGCGGCAAAGACATCGCCTTCTCCGACTTCTCGCCGTTGTGGAAACTTCACCGCCGCCTGGTGCACACTTCCTTCACTCTCTTCGGAGAAGGAAGCAGTCGGCTACAGGACATTG TTCTGTCCGAGGTGGACGGTCTGTGCGTGCAGCTGCTTTCCAGCGATGGCCGTGGCTTCGACCCATCAATCGCGGTGACCACGGCCGTCACCAACGTGGTTTGCACGCTGGTGTTCGGCTCCACCTACAGACACGGTGACGGGGAGCTGGAGGAGGTGATGCGCTACAACGACGGCATTGTGCGGAACATCACCAGGGGAGGACTCGTTGATATCTTCTCCTGGATGAAG GTGTTCCCCAATGCGTCACTGCGCGAGCTCCGGGCGTGCATTAGTGTGCGAGACCGCCTCCTCACTCAAAAACTGCGCGAACACAAG GAGGCGCTGAGCGAAGGTGACCCTCAAGATCTCCTGGACGCCTTGCTGAAAGGTCAAGGTTCACCTGGGTCCGACGGGGTGCCCATTACAGATGACCACGTGTTGATGACGGCGGCGGAGGCCTTTGGCGCTGGCGTGGAGACCACGTCCACTACGCTGCTCTGGATCCTGGCCTATCTACTGCACCACCCTGAG GTCCAAGAGCGTGCACAGAAGGAGCTCGACGAGGAGGTGGGCGAGCGCGCGGTGTGCGCAGCAGACCGCGGGAGGCTCCCGTATCTGGACAGCATCATCAACGAGGGAATGCGGATCCGACCGGTGAGCCCGGTACTGATCCCACACATCGCCATGATCGACAGCAG AATCGGATGTCACGCAATCCGCCGCGGGACTCGAGTGTTGGTCAACATGTGGGCCATCCATCACCACCCTGACCACTGGGACCGACCGGACCTGTTCATGCCAG ATCGCTTCCTTGATGACCAGGGTCGGAGGGTCACACCCCCCTGCTTCCTGCCGTTTGGGGCGGGACCTCGCGTCTGTGTGGGTGAATCGCTAGCCAGGATGGAGCTCTTCCTTTTCCTGTCCTCCATGCTCCAGCGAATGAGCTTTATGCTGCCGGACGGGGCTTCCCCACCCAATCTGCAGGGGCGTCTCGGTGTGGTCTTGCAGCCACTACCTTATAAAGTCGCCGTCAGGTCAAGGGCGGGTTGGGAAGTTGGCGCTCATGCTAAATAG
- the LOC133472958 gene encoding early growth response protein 1-like, producing MYCRSEESPPLLLWRGDARRHHRKSAMFGHSRHARRGESLAPMRWCQRCHGDGGYKRAGEHRSSASSAPSERSDANPGHTTPPENRSKGIPTSLLTVMLAERHCSFLSDFEDACSAWVNSVESDRCDVNEADPAVVSPGTDASDSDFFSDFSDSDSLSPSLDFSGSFLPEPTTVSAVGLSSTADAILNMITEIVGICTEMEQREDTAYPPVTTVKSEPASSSCGVDYLATPAAPDFFEALLRQDSGQGETKALEVKQEVVAPEDWMKNWRVGTEADHVKMEVDLHCPAHSTLDSDLLSSLLQGAFPTVHLSSVSTGAKVSRKGRRALGKSGVKAKAFPCFVEGCERRFSRSDELNRHVRVHTGQKPFQCAVCARSFSRSDHLTTHMRTHTGEKPFSCDVCGKRFARSDERKRHGRVHVKQQLRAQMMAAYSLAVSAV from the exons ATGTACTGCCGCAGTGAGGAAAGCCCGCCGCTCCTTTTATGGCGCGGGGATGCCCGCCGTCaccacaggaagtcagccatgttTGGGCATTCTCGACATGCACGGAGGGGGGAATCCCTGGCGCCAATGAGGTGGTGCCAGCGTTGCCACGGAGACGGAGGGTATAAAAGGGCTGGCGAGCACAGGAGCTCGGCATCCTCAGCACCGAGCGAGCGCAGCGACGCGAACCCCGGACACACCACACCGCCTGAAAACCGTTCGAAGGGAATTCCCACCTCTCTTTTGACCGTCATGCTTGCCGAGCGCCACTGCAGCTTCCTGTCCGACTTCGAGGACGCGTGCAGCGCTTGGGTGAACAGCGTGGAATCCGACCGCTGCGACGTCAACGAGGCCGACCCAGCAG TTGTCTCACCGGGAACTGACGCTTCCGACTCAGATTTCTTCTCCGACTTCAGTGACTCAGATTCGCTCTCGCCCTCCCTCGACTTCAGCGGCAGCTTCCTTCCCGAACCGACTACGGTGTCAGCGGTGGGCCTGAGCAGCACCGCGGACGCCATCCTCAACATGATCACAGAGATCGTTGGAATCTGCACTGAAATGGAGCAGCGAGAGGACACTGCCTACCCTCCGGTGACCACGGTCAAGAGCGAGCCGGCCAGCTCCAGCTGCGGGGTCGACTACCTCGCAACGCCGGCCGCTCCAGATTTCTTCGAGGCTCTGCTGAGGCAAGACAGCGGCCAGGGCGAGACCAAGGCGTTGGAGGTCAAGCAGGAAGTGGTGGCACCGGAGGACTGGATGAAGAACTGGAGGGTTGGCACTGAGGCAGACCACGTCAAAATGGAGGTCGACCTCCACTGTCCCGCCCATTCCACCCTGGACTCCGATCTCTTGTCATCCCTCCTGCAGGGTGCCTTCCCAACCGTGCACCTGAGCAGCGTGTCAACCGGCGCCAAAGTGTCCCGGAAGGGCCGCAGGGCTCTTGGCAAAAGCGGCGTAAAAGCCAAGGCGTTCCCGTGCTTCGTGGAGGGCTGCGAGCGCCGCTTCTCCCGTTCGGACGAACTCAACAGGCACGTGCGCGTCCACACAGGACAGAAGCCCTTCCAGTGCGCTGTGTGCGCGCGGAGCTTCAGCCGCAGCGACCACCTGACCAcgcacatgcgcacgcacacgggcgagaagcccTTCTCCTGCGACGTGTGCGGCAAGCGCTTCGCACGCAGCGACGAGAGGAAGCGACACGGGCGCGTGCACGTCAAGCAGCAGCTCCGAGCACAGATGATGGCCGCCTATTCGCTGGCTGTGAGCGCCGTGTGA
- the LOC133472962 gene encoding WW domain-binding protein 1-like, whose protein sequence is MEYHSGGSLPLLGRPRYCPGANANGGYLCETGHCCGETGCCTYYYELWWFWLLWTALIMFSCCCAYRHRRAKVRAQQQQRRQREISLLAYQGTASYPSSMLDLSFLASLKLPSYEEVAAQPSTPPPPYSSVFTAPRYPQPPRTADPHLLLQHDPLLHRPLSDAPSSLSSDNSSSCSCDSCCPSSPCSSFPSAPLTYETDTSHASTPSELAALPFDVATETPPRAPPSPVHADTAAASKTSSPRPTSPQANPGPPPLVDPEYAPKKPGSPGSSECKTPSAYSPPSTSFLLDPPQPTRPTQAPPKQTLFSPCVDVIRAETDDEGDQDNVDADESQYRHRRLTGDSGIEVCRCRVQGQEAREEDAETESTARGNNSDLHDSVDCPSKCAPTPCHPHEEAGEVVVVVETA, encoded by the exons ATGGAGTACCACTCCGGTGGCAGCCTGCCCCTGCTGGGGAGACCGCGCTACTGCCCTGGCGCCAACGCTAACGGCGGCTACCTGTGCGAGACGGGTCACTGCTGCGGCGAGACGGGATGCTGCACGTACTACTACGAGCTGTGGT GGTTCTGGCTGCTGTGGACGGCGCTCATAATGTTCAGCTGCTGTTGCGCGTATCGCCACCGGCGGGCCAAAGTGCGagcgcagcagcagcagcggcgccAGCGAGAGATCAGCCTGCTGGCGTACCAGGGCACCGCCTCCTACCCGTCCTCCATGCTGGACCTCA GTTTCCTGGCGTCGCTCAAGCTGCCGTCGTACGAGGAGGTGGCGGCGCAGCCCTCCACGCCGCCGCCCCCTTACAGCTCCGTCTTCACGGCACCGCGCTACCCGCAGCCCCCCCGCACCGCTGACCCCCACTTGCTCTTGCAGCACGACCCGCTGCTGCACCGGCCGCTCAGCGACGCCCCCTCCTCGCTCAGCTCGGACAACAG ctccagctgctcctgtGACTCCTGCTGCCCTTCGTCTCCGTGCAGCTCCTTCCCCTCTGCTCCCTTGACCTATGAGACGGACACAAGCCACGCCTCCACGCCCAGTGAGTTGGCAGCCCTCCCTTTTGATGTCGCCACGGAGACCCCTCCGCGGGCTCCTCCCTCGCCCGTCCACGCAGACACGGCCGCCGCCTCAAAAACCAGCTCGCCGCGGCCCACGAGTCCGCAGGCGAACCCCGGCCCCCCTCCGCTCGTAGACCCTGAGTATGCCCCCAAGAAGCCAGGGTCGCCCGGGTCCAGCGAGTGCAAGACCCCCTCCGCCTACTCCCCACCTTCCACCTCTTTCCTCCTGGACCCGCCCCAACCCACCCGGCCCACTCAGGCCCCGCCCAAGCAGACGCTCTTTTCGCCGTGCGTGGATGTCATTCGAGCAGAGACAGACGACGAGGGGGACCAAGACAACGTGGACGCCGACGAGAGCCAGTACCGCCACCGGAGACTGACCGGCGACTCGGGCATCGAAGTGTGCCGCTGCCGCGTGCAAGGGCAGGAGGCGCGGGAGGAGGACGCCGAGACAGAGAGCACCGCTCGGGGAAATAACTCTGATCTCCACGACAGCGTGGACTGTCCCTCCAAGTGTGCCCCCACGCCGTGCCACCCCCACGAGGAGGCGGGCGAGGTCGTGGTTGTCGTGGAGACGGCGTGA
- the LOC133472942 gene encoding E3 ubiquitin-protein ligase Topors-like isoform X1 has translation MAPTAMKLRDRRRYNNNNNSGEAQPEEVPRSRASRRGKKTGTDTQAAAASSPPAPSARAADEASPDSKCPICLDRFNNMAYLDHCLHRFCFPCIQEWSHNKAECPLCKQPFASILHSVRAEDEFKEYTLRPTPTSSSVAATVAMVAAMASASEEEHGVWEWYLDVLPFPLSERGVIFEGPTGHGDTGPGRPSRRLVTRLATRLRLQREGVAAQRLTAEEMVAFRRALYRGGIRVRGVAGAAEPERDVTVDSFRRDPTQLNRLRPWLRRELTVLYGAYGSLVDVVQRIIAARVARHGLEDAATMQEELQPFLLAQTAHFLHELLCFARSPLSLDEYDVHAAYHPPPANNSGSPSISEEAEVGRRHNDETPGPSNSAALTLAPSSPVRLEDEAECLIVGYKKPLAERTPELVHLSSDSDSSSPAIPPSAARHEKAPAAGSVSSVCTLSPPLPDKKMKKKKRRRSRECMRKSGTLANPNRSIYPAMMCSLSHSSLESGSPLALSSSDCSWEFSSSSPSSSVCSSSPPPSPLSPLRSSGEKPSGKRKYKSRHLDEHSQPDRRRRRRGRSKRRSDSRKIPAGPDSTGGHQRDRSPSVEIVYEGAAPPKRHRKTQEHGGPPLIITLESDSSDDGDPSRPRALSSVCSTDAVVDLVDAPSGPCEAADVKDFTNRTQAAVCQVRSGPPPLLRAPTLKLQDAGTKEEEEEDANFSPPSSSLHFLSHTTDLFRSDTAAGSDLSPPLSPTIMSCHL, from the exons ATGGCCCCCACAGCTATGAAGCTGCGTGATCGGCGCcgttacaacaacaacaacaacagcggcGAGGCGCAGCCCGAGGAAGTGCCGAGGAGCCGAGCAAGTCGCAGGGGAAAGAAGACGGGCACGGACACGCAGGCCGCCGCCGCGTCGTCTCCTCCCGCGCCGTCGGCCCGAGCGGCAGATGAGGCGTCGCCCGACTCCAAGTGTCCCATCTGCCTGGACCGCTTCAACAATATGGCGTATTTGGACCACTGTCTGCACCGCTTCTGCTTCCCGTGCATCCAGGAGTGGTCGCACAACAAGGCCGAGTGTCCGCTCTGCAAGCAGCCCTTCGCCTCCATCTTGCACTCGGTGCGCGCCGAGGACGAGTTCAAGGAGTACACGCTGCGCCCCACCCCTACCAGCAGCAGCGTGGCGGCCACCGTGGCCATGGTGGCGGCCATGGCGTCGGCGAGCGAGGAGGAGCACGGGGTGTGGGAGTGGTATTTGGACGTCCTGCCGTTTCCGCTGTCGGAGCGCGGCGTCATATTCGAAGGCCCGACGGGCCACGGCGACACCGGTCCGGGCCGGCCGTCGCGGCGCCTCGTGACCCGATTGGCCACCAGGCTGCGTCTGCAGCGTGAAGGTGTGGCGGCGCAGCGTCTGACGGCGGAAGAGATGGTGGCCTTTCGCCGCGCCCTCTATCGCGGCGGCATCCGCGTGCGCGGCGTCGCCGGCGCCGCCGAGCCCGAGCGTGACGTCACGGTGGACAGCTTCCGCCGGGACCCCACCCAGCTGAACAGACTGCGGCCTTGGCTTCGCCGCGAGCTGACAGTGTTGTACGGCGCATACGGCTCGCTGGTGGACGTCGTCCAGCGCATCATCGCGGCTCGAGTGGCTCGCCACGGCTTGGAGGACGCGGCGACCATGCAGGAAGAGCTCCAGCCCTTCCTGTTGGCGCAAACGGCGCACTTCCTACACGAGCTGCTCTGCTTCGCCCGCTCGCCGCTCAGCCTGGACGAGTACGACGTGCACGCCGCGTACCATCCGCCGCCCGCCAACAACAGCGGCTCGCCTTCCATCTCCGAGGAGGCGGAGGTGGGGCGGCGGCACAACGATGAGACGCCGGGCCCCTCTAACTCTGCCGCATTGACGTTGGCGCCCTCGAGCCCCGTCCGGCTGGAGGACGAGGCGGAGTGTTTGATCGTGGGCTACAAGAAGCCGCTGGCCGAGCGGACGCCGGAGCTCGTGCACCTGTCGTCCGACTCAGACTCGTCGTCGCCCGCAATCCCGCCCTCCGCCGCCCGTCATGAAAAGGCCCCTGCGGCGGGGTCGGTGAGCTCGGTGTGCACGCTCAGCCCGCCGCTGCCtgacaaaaagatgaaaaagaagaagaggaggaggagccgcGAGTGTATGAGAAAGAGCGGCACTTTGGCCAATCCCAATCGCTCCATTTACCCCGCCATGATGTGCTCCCTTTCGCATTCCAGCCTGGAGTCCGGCTCGCCGCTCGCCCTCAGCTCGTCGGACTGCAGCTGGGAATTCTCCTCGtcgtccccctcctcctccgtcTGCTCCTCTTCACCGCCGCCGTCGCCTCTCTCGCCGTTGCGCTCCAGCGGCGAGAAGCCCAGCGGGAAGAGGAAGTACAAGAGCCGACACCTGGACGAGCACAGCCAGCCCGACAGGAGGCGGCGACGAAGGGGGCGCAGCAAGAGAAGGAGCGACTCGCGGAAGATCCCCGCTGGCCCCGACAG CACGGGAGGGCACCAACGCGACCGCAGTCCCAGCGTGGAGATCGTGTATGAGGGCGCCGCCCCACCCAAGCGCCATCGCAAGACACAGGAGCACGGcgg GCCGCCGCTCATCATCACACTGGAGAGCGACAGCAGCGACGACGGCGACCCGTCGCGCCCTCGAGCTCTCTCGTCAGTATGCTCGACCGACGCGGTCGTGGACTTGGTGGACGCGCCATCCGGCCCCTGTGAGGCGGCGGACGTCAAGGACTTTACAAATCGAACGCAAGCGGCCGTTTGCCAGGTAAGAAGCGGCCCTCCCCCGCTGTTGCGGGCGCCAACGCTCAAACTTCAGGATGCCGGCaccaaggaggaagaggaggaagacgcCAACTTTTCCCCACCCTCCTCTTCCCTTCACTTCCTGTCTCACACCACTGACCTCTTCCGAAGCGACACGGCAGCAGGAAGTGACCTCAGCCCCCCGCTCTCCCCCACCATCATGTCATGTCACCTCTGA
- the zgc:101765 gene encoding aldo-keto reductase Mvan_2161 isoform X2, with protein sequence MEMSSSASAAPSVLLNTGARMPLLGLGMYKLCEAVLQAVDASLAAGYRAFDSAAVYGNEAELGRSLKELLPKYGLTREDVFITSKLAPKDQGERAMDGALESLSRLGMDYIDLYLIHWPGTRGLDVTDQRNPGNRAQSWAALEELHAQGKLKAIGVSNYTPAHMRELMATCKVRPAVLQVEFHPLECQAELRRVCQEFGVCFQAYSSLGMGELLADPMVVQVAETCQRTPSQID encoded by the exons ATGGAGATGTCCTCCTCAGCCTCCGCCGCGCCATCCGTGCTGCTCAACACAGGGGCTCGGATGCCTCTTTTGGGTTTGGGGATGTACAAACTGTGCGAGGCTGTGCTCCAAGCTGTGGATGCGTCCCTGGCTGCGGGCTACCGGGCCTTCGACAGCGCCGCCGTGTACGGGAATGAAGCCGAGCTGGGTCGCAGCCTTAAGGAGCTCCTGCCAAAATACGGATTGACCAGAGAGGACGTGTTCATCACCAG TAAACTGGCCCCCAAAGATCAGGGCGAGAGGGCCATGGATGGAGCCCTCGAAAGCCTGTCCAGGCTCGGGATGGATTACATCGACCTCTACCTGATCCACTGGCCTGGGACTCGGGGCCTGGATGTGACTGACCAGCGCAACCCAG GCAACAGAGCTCAGAGTTGGGCTGCGCTGGAGGAGCTGCATGCTCAAGGGAAACTGAAGGCCATTGGGGTGTCCAACTACACACCGGCACACATGAGGGAGCTCATGGCCACCTGTAAGGTCCGGCCCGCGGTGCTGCAG GTGGAGTTCCACCCACTTGAATGCCAGGCCGAGCTGAGGCGCGTGTGCCAAGAGTTCGGGGTGTGCTTCCAGGCCTACAGTTCCCTGGGGATGGGGGAACTCCTCGCAGACCCGATGGTGGTCCAAGTGGCCGAGACCTGCCAGCGCACGCCCAGTCAG ATTGACTGA
- the zgc:101765 gene encoding aldo-keto reductase Mvan_2161 isoform X1 produces MEMSSSASAAPSVLLNTGARMPLLGLGMYKLCEAVLQAVDASLAAGYRAFDSAAVYGNEAELGRSLKELLPKYGLTREDVFITSKLAPKDQGERAMDGALESLSRLGMDYIDLYLIHWPGTRGLDVTDQRNPGNRAQSWAALEELHAQGKLKAIGVSNYTPAHMRELMATCKVRPAVLQVEFHPLECQAELRRVCQEFGVCFQAYSSLGMGELLADPMVVQVAETCQRTPSQVLLRWAVQQDVPVLPKSSNPERIKENARIFDFALSDGDMGRLSALDQGHKYCWDPSPVV; encoded by the exons ATGGAGATGTCCTCCTCAGCCTCCGCCGCGCCATCCGTGCTGCTCAACACAGGGGCTCGGATGCCTCTTTTGGGTTTGGGGATGTACAAACTGTGCGAGGCTGTGCTCCAAGCTGTGGATGCGTCCCTGGCTGCGGGCTACCGGGCCTTCGACAGCGCCGCCGTGTACGGGAATGAAGCCGAGCTGGGTCGCAGCCTTAAGGAGCTCCTGCCAAAATACGGATTGACCAGAGAGGACGTGTTCATCACCAG TAAACTGGCCCCCAAAGATCAGGGCGAGAGGGCCATGGATGGAGCCCTCGAAAGCCTGTCCAGGCTCGGGATGGATTACATCGACCTCTACCTGATCCACTGGCCTGGGACTCGGGGCCTGGATGTGACTGACCAGCGCAACCCAG GCAACAGAGCTCAGAGTTGGGCTGCGCTGGAGGAGCTGCATGCTCAAGGGAAACTGAAGGCCATTGGGGTGTCCAACTACACACCGGCACACATGAGGGAGCTCATGGCCACCTGTAAGGTCCGGCCCGCGGTGCTGCAG GTGGAGTTCCACCCACTTGAATGCCAGGCCGAGCTGAGGCGCGTGTGCCAAGAGTTCGGGGTGTGCTTCCAGGCCTACAGTTCCCTGGGGATGGGGGAACTCCTCGCAGACCCGATGGTGGTCCAAGTGGCCGAGACCTGCCAGCGCACGCCCAGTCAG GTGCTGCTGCGCTGGGCGGTGCAGCAGGACGTCCCGGTGCTCCCCAAGTCGTCCAACCCGGAGCGGATCAAGGAAAACGCCAGGATTTTCGACTTCGCACTGAGTGACGGCGACATGGGCAGACTGTCGGCTTTGGATCAAGGACACAAGTACTGCTGGGATCCCTCCCCGGTGGTTTGA